One window of Perca fluviatilis chromosome 12, GENO_Pfluv_1.0, whole genome shotgun sequence genomic DNA carries:
- the pikfyve gene encoding 1-phosphatidylinositol 3-phosphate 5-kinase isoform X3: MACISNSESVAFFKGRSSSDMAADDKSSSSSSTDWSVEPPVLSPTSPSHLTHFKPLTPEQDEPPLRSAYSSFVNLFRFNNKEEGRPPSTSSEKPDVPPPSPQSERSWSSSPTHSLYGSRPHRKQHPDHLRRTSTASDGSRKSDTPLSNHDPRTAVQLRTALKRLKEIMEGKSQDSDLKQYWMPDSQCKECYDCNEKFTTFRRRHHCRLCGQIFCSRCCNQEIPGKFMGYTGDLRACTYCRKIALSYAHSADSGSIGEDLSALSDSPCSVSVLEPSEPRTPVGGRKASRNIFLEEDLTWQRKTPIGMRKNMIHQEQQNSGLTSRLTTLQDDIGKSPARKRSASVTNLSLDRSGSSMVPSYDSSISPPTSRAMPGTKTGTKLDHSEEERKILLDSSQLKDLWKKICHNNTGMEFQDHRYWLRTYPNCIVGKELVNWLLRNGTISTRAQAIAIGQALVDGRWLDCVTHNDQLFRDEYALYRPLQSTEFSETPSPDSDSVNSVEGHSEPSWFKDIKFDDSDTEQLADENEYTMPNSASPSKRTSVSSFQSVVDSDSAASINLNMEQNNVNFHIKKQSKYPHVPPAADQKAEYLLSEDGGQNIVISDAFIRESLFNRRVEEKAKEMLFTPLGWHHSSLDQLREENGEKKAMERLLSANHSHMMALLQQLLYSESLSLSWRDIIVPVVRQVVQTVRPDVRNCDDDMDIRQLVHIKKISGGRKFDSAVVNGFVCTKNIAHKKMNPYIKNPKILLLKCSIEYLYREETKFSCIDPIVLQEREFLKNYVQRIVDVRPTLVLVEKTVSRIAQDMLLEHGITLVINVKSQVLDRVSRMTQGDLVMSMDQLLTKPRLGTCLKFYMQPFTLANNEVKTLMFFEGCPPHLGCSIKLRGASEYELARVKEIIMLMVCVAYHSQLEISFLMDEFAMPPSLSQSTSFPCLLEGASVEEEEEEEDGKRRGKETNGESQEKTAATKDSALGGQAEEEGFPSESLSKNGDLDTLQDNPNSNLPSSVQEEEAGITETKTSSPFSSILAPPLPVSPPFLMEKDQEMSSCTLMASEGETGAEGSLLKGDSHDMDDGESSETTTTPRLFRDPLQDDTGMFVAEQVASTDDRLKSISAVFKQELKDIILCISPFVTFKEPFLLMLAGMLCPSRDYFPEQVYLSPLLNKDFKELDGRRKRQLLKDSAPSSLVSGQTNGASQPKLIDVLPSHSLTSTRIIEQLNSSQDLAKMLADYRAKGGRIRQREATDPFSTASTAAPVSVQSRAVDPQVKLLVKTDSEEEKPSKLNDISWAPKLDCLNPVNHQRLCVLFSSSSAQSNNAPNPCVSPWIVTMEFYGKNDLSLGVFLERYCFRPSYQCPSMFCETPMVHHIRRFVHGSGCVQIVLKELDSPVPGYQHTILNYSWCRICKQVTPVVPLSNDSWSMSFAKYLELRFYGHQYTRRANAEPCGHSIHKDYHQYFSYNQMVASFSYTSVRLLEICLPRPKIFIRNLGPSKTNLQQDLKDFSLKVTQVYLAIDDRLTSLKTDTFSKTREEKMEDLFAQKDMEEAELRSWNEKLQARLQACSLDSPQQVQVVLESLVMKKQSLCEMLQSWNSRLQDLFQQEKGRKRLSVPPSPGRHRQTTADDSKSALDSSPRNPSPVVQNGDKEDRHLCTMTSTSSSMLSSPGEPGAEPFTPVPSFIEQDSLSIPEDVFDGHLLGSTDSQVKEKSTMKAILANFLPGNSYSPIPFPFDPDKHYLMYEHERVPIAVCEREPSSIIAFALSCKEYKTALDDLSKVSNAGGDETPQVISAGESRAKSSPARPSESASSQQSRSSMETDPLKDADLADKQKKQTLNPHVELQFSDANAKFYCRIYYAEEFHKMREEIMESTEEDFVRSLSHCVNWQARGGKSGAVFYATEDDRFILKQMPRLEVQSFLDFAPHYFTYIAGAVQQKRPTALAKILGVYRIGYKNSQNNTEKKLDLLVMENLFYGRKMAQVFDLKGSLRNRNVKTDSGKESCEVVLLDENLLKLIHDNPLYIRSHCKAILRAAIHSDAYFLSSHLIIDYSLLVGRDDATDQLVVGIIDYIRTFTWDKRLEMVVKSTGILGGQGKMPTVVSPELYRARFCEAMDKYFLMVPDHWTGLGINC, translated from the exons ATGGCATGCATTTCAAACTCAGAGTCGGTAGCTTTCTTCAAAGG CAGGTCGAGCAGTGACATGGCTGCTGATGACAAGTCCTCGTCGTCATCCTCAACGGACTGGAGCGTCGAGCCGCCTGTTCTCTCGCCCACCAGCCCATCCCACTTGACCCACTTCAAACCACTGACTCCAGAGCAGGATGAGCCCCCCCTCCGCTCCGCATACAGCTCATTTGTCAACCTGTTTCGTTTCAACAACAAAG aggaggGACGTCCTCCCTCAACATCTTCAGAGAAGCCAGATGTGCCACCCCCTTCTCCTCAATCGGAGAGGAGCTGGTCCTCCAGTCCGACTCACTCCCTGTACGGTTCGAGGCCGCACCGGAAACAGCACCCAGACCACCTCCGACGTACCTCCACTGCCTCCG ACGGCAGCAGGAAGTCAGATACGCCTCTAAGCAATCATGACCCTCGCACAGCTGTGCAACTTCGCACTGCACTGAAGAGGCTGAAGGAAATAATGGAGGGAAAGAGCCAG GACAGCGATCTGAAGCAGTACTGGATGCCAGATAGCCAGTGTAAAGAGTGCTACGACTGCAATGAGAAGTTCACAACCTTCCGCCGCCGCCACCACTGCCGGCTGTGTGGCCAGATCTTCTGCAGCCGCTGCTGCAACCAAGAAATCCCCGGAAAGTTCATGGGCTACACGG GAGACCTTCGGGCCTGTACGTACTGCCGTAAGATAGCGCTAAGCTACGCTCATTCAGCGGACTCTGGCTCGATTGGAGAGGACCTAAGCGCCCTGTCCGACTCTCCCTGCTCTGTGAGTGTGTTGGAGCCCAGCGAGCCGCGGACACCTGTGGGTGGACGCAAGGCCAGCAGGAACATCTTCCTGGAGGAAGACCTGACCTGGCAgag AAAAACTCCTATTGGGATGAGAAAGAA tatgATTCACCAGGAACAGCAGAACAGTGGCCTGACTTCCAGACTGACAACACTACAAGACGACATCGGCAAATCTCCAGCTAGGAAAAG GTCTGCCAGTGTGACCAACCTGTCGCTGGACCGCTCTGGATCCTCCATGGTGCCTTCCTACGACAGCTCAATCAGCCCGCCAACCAGCCGAGCCATGCCGGGCACCAAGACTGGCACCAAGCTGGACCACagtgaagaggagaggaagattcTACTG GACTCCTCCCAGCTGAAGGACCTGTGGAAGAAAATCTGCCACAACAACACAGGGATGGAGTTCCAGGACCACAGATACTGGCTGAGGACCTACCCCAACTGCATTGTGGGAAAAGAGCTTGTCAACTGGCTGCTAAGGAATGGCACCATCTCCACCAG GGCGCAGGCCATTGCCATTGGCCAGGCATTGGTGGATGGTCGCTGGCTGGACTGTGTCACGCACAACGACCAGCTGTTCAGGGATGAGTATGCTCTCTACCGCCCGCTCCAG AGTACAGAGTTCTCAGAAACACCGTCTCCAGACAGCGATAGCGTGAACTCCGTAGAGGGACATTCCGAGCCGTCCTGGTTCAAGGACATCAAGTTTGATGACAGCGACACGGAGCAGCTCGCAGATGAGAACGAGTACACCATGCCCA ACTCTGCCAGCCCCAGCAAGAGAACATCTGTAAGCAGTTTCCAGTCAGTTGTGGACAGTGACTCAGCTGCCTCTATCAACCTCAACATGGAgcaaaacaatgtcaacttcCACATCAAGAAACAGTCCAAGTATCCACACGTGCCTCCTGCTGCTGACCAGAAAG ctGAATATCTTTTATCTGAGGATGGAGGACAGAATATTGTCATAAGTGATGCCTTCATCAGAG AGTCTCTGTTCAACCGCCGTGTGGAGGAGAAGGCCAAAGAGATGCTGTTTACTCCGCTGGGTTGGCACCACAGCTCTCTGGATCAGCTCAGAGAGGAGAACGGAGAGAAGAAGGCCATGGAGAGGCTGCT CTCTGCCAACCACAGCcacatgatggcactgctgcagcagctgctcTACAGTGAGTCCCTGTCTCTGTCCTGGCGGGACATTATTGTCCCCGTGGTTCGACAGGTGGTCCAGACAGTACGGCCCGACGTTCGCAACTGCGACGACGACATGGACATCCGCCAGCTGGTCCACATCAAGAAG ATTTCTGGAGGCAGGAAGTTTGACTCGGCGGTGGTAAACGGCTTCGTATGCACCAAGAACATTGCCCACAAGAAG ATGAACCCCTACATCAAGAACCCCAAAATCCTGCTGCTGAAGTGCTCCATAGAGTATCTTTACAGGGAGGAGACCAAGTTTTCCTGCATCGACCCCATTGTGCTGCAG GAACGAGAGTTTTTGAAGAACTACGTGCAGCGCATAGTAGACGTGCGTCCAACCCTGGTGTTAGTGGAGAAGACGGTGTCTCGTATTGCTCAGGACATGCTGCTGGAGCACGGCATCACGCTGGTCATCAACGTCAAATCG CAAGTCTTGGACAGAGTGAGTCGTATGACCCAGGGAGACCTGGTGATGTCCATGGACCAGCTCCTCACCAAACCTCGTCTGGGAACCTGCCTCAAGTTCTACATGCAGCCCTTCACCTTGGCCAATA ATGAAGTGAAGACTCTGATGTTCTTTGAGGGTTGTCCTCCTCACCTTGGATGCTCCATCAAACTGCGTGGTGCCTCCGAGTACGAGCTGGCCAGGGTGAAGGAGATCATCATGCTGATGGTGTGTGTGGCATACCACTCCCAGCTGGAGATCTCTTTCCTCATGGATGAGTTTGCCATGCCGCCCAGTTTGTCCCAGAGCACCTCGTTCCCCTGCCTGCTGGAGGGCGcctctgtggaggaggaggaggaggaggaggatggaaagaggagagggaaagagacaaATGGAGAGAGTCAGGAGAAAACTGCAGCGACTAAAGACTCTGCACTGGGAGGACAAGCTGAGGAGGAAGGGTTTCCCTCTGAGTCTTTATCCAAAAACGGAGATTTAGACACTCTCCAAGACAATCCGAACTCCAACTTACCTTCCTCTGTCCAAGAAGAGGAGGCTGGTATCACAGAGACGAAGACCTCCTCGCCATTTTCCAGTATCCTTGCACCGCCTCTGCCTGTCTCCCCTCCGTTCCTCATGGAGAAGGACCAGGAGATGAGCTCATGCACTCTCATGGCATCTGAGGGCGAGACGGGGGCCGAGGGAAGCCTATTGAAGGGGGATTCCCATGATATGGATGACGGGGAAAGTTCCGAGACTACCACTACTCCTCGGTTGTTCCGAGACCCTCTGCAGGACGATACGGGGATGTTTGTGGCCGAGCAGGTGGCTTCAACCGATGACCGTCTGAAGTCCATCTCTGCTGTTTTCAAGCAGGAGCTTAAGGACATCATCCTGTGCATTTCCCCCTTTGTCACATTTAAAGAACCATTTCTTCTCATGCTTGCTGGCATGCTCTGCCCTAGCAGGGATTACTTCCCCGAACAG GTCTACCTGTCTCCTCTCCTAAACAAGGACTTCAAGGAACTGGACGGACGCCGAAAACGACAGCTACTCAAAGACTCTGCCCCCTCCTCTCTGGTTAGTGGACAGACCAACGGCGCTTCACAGCCGAAGCTCATCGATGTCCTGCCCTCCCACAGTCTTACCAGCACCCGCATTATAGAGCAGCTGAACAGCAGCCAGGATCTGGCCAAGATGCTGGCTGACTACAGAGCAAAGGGAGGTCGTATCCGGCAAAGGGAAGCCACCGACCCCTTCAGCACTGCCAGCACTGCAGCTCCTGTCAGCGTCCAGAGCAGAGCGGTGGACCCACAGGTGAAGCTACTAGTGAAGACTGACAGTGAAGAGGAGAAGCCAAGCAAACTGAATGATATAAGCTGGGCCCCCAAG CTGGACTGTCTGAACCCTGTCAACCATCAGAGACTGTGTGTGCTCTTCAGCAGTTCATCAGCTCAGTCCAACAACGCGCCCAACCCCTGCGTCAGCCCATG GATTGTCACAATGGAGTTCTATGGCAAGAATGACCTCTCGCTCGGTGTATTCTTGGAGCGATATTGTTTTAG GCCGTCTTACCAGTGCCCCAGCATGTTCTGTGAGACTCCCATGGTGCACCACATCCGTCGGTTTGTGCACGGCAGCGGCTGTGTGCAGATCGTGTTAAAGGAGCTGGACTCCCCTGTGCCCGGTTATCAGCACACAATTCTCAACTACTCCTGGTGCCGCATCTGCAAACAG GTGACACCAGTGGTGCCGCTGTCCAACGACTCGTGGTCCATGTCTTTTGCTAAATACCTGGAGCTCCGCTTCTACGGCCACCAGTACACCAGGAGGGCTAATGCGGAGCCCTGCGGACACTCTATCCACAAAGACTACCACCAGTACTTCTCATACAACCAGATGGTGGCTTCCTTCAG CTACACTTCTGTACGACTgttggagatttgtcttcctcGTCCCAAGATCTTCATCAGGAACCTGGGACCTTCTAAAACCAACCTGCAGCAGGACCTGAAGGACTTCTCTCTAAA AGTGACTCAGGTGTACCTGGCCATAGATGACCGCCTCACCTCCCTCAAGACCGACACCTTCAGTAAGACGCGAGAGGAAAAGATGGAGGACCTCTTTGCTCAGAAAGac atggaAGAGGCTGAGCTGCGGAGCTGGAACGAAAAGCTTCAGGCGCGACTACAAGCCTGCAGTCTGGATTCTCCTCAGCAGGTGCAGGTGGTTCTGGAGTCGCTGGTGATGAAGAAACAGAGTCTGTGTGAGATGTTACAGTCCTGGAACAGCAG GCTGCAGGACTTGTTCCAGCAGGAGAAAGGCAGGAAGCGTCTGTCCGTCCCTCCCAGCCCGGGCAGGCACAGACAGACCACCGCTGACGACAGCAAG agTGCCCTGGATTCCTCGCCCCGTAACCCCTCACCTGTGGTACAGAATGGTGACAAAG AGGACCGTCACCTCTGCACGAtgacctccacctcctcctccatgctgtcGTCTCCAGGAGAACCTGGAGCTGAACCTTTCACACCTGTTCCCTCCTTCATTGAGCAGGACTCTCTCAGCATCCCAgagg ACGTGTTTGACGGACACTTGCTGGGCTCCACTGACAGCCAGGTGAAGGAGAAATCCACCATGAAAGCCATTCTCGCCAACTTCCTGCCCGGCAACAGCTACAGCCCCATCCCCTTCCCGTT TGACCCGGACAAACACTACCTGATGTACGAACACGAGCGCGTTCCCATCgcagtgtgtgagagagagccgAGCTCCATCATAGCCTTCGCCCTCAG CTGTAAGGAGTATAAGACAGCGCTGGATGATCTGTCCAAGGTGTCTAACGCAGGCGGGGATGAGACTCCACAGGTCATCAG TGCCGGGGAGAGTCGGGCTAAGAGCAGCCCTGCCAGGCCCAGTGAGTCGGCCTCATCCCAGCAGAGCCGCAGCAGCATGGAGACGGATCCCCTCA AGGATGCAGACTTGGCCGATAAACAGAAGAAACAGACCCTGAATCCACACGTTGAGCTAC aaTTCTCTGATGCCAACGCCAAGTTTTACTGTCGAATCTACTACGCCGAGGAGTTTCACAAGATGCGCGAGGAGATCATGGAGAGCACTGAGGAAGACTTTGTCCGCTCGCTGTCCCACTGTGTCAACTGGCAGGCTCGTGGTGGAAAGTCTGGAGCTGTTTTCTACGCAACAGAAG ATGACCGGTTCATCCTGAAGCAGATGCCCAGACTGGAGGTCCAGTCCTTCCTGGACTTTGCACCTCACTACTTCACCTACATCGCCGGGGCTGTGCAGCAGAAA AGGCCGACTGCGCTGGCGAAGATCCTGGGTGTTTACAGGATCGGTTACAAGAACTCTCAGAACAACACGGAGAAGAAACTGGACCTGCTGGTGATGGAAAATCTTTTTTACGGACGCAAGATGGCTCAG GTGTTTGACCTCAAAGGCTCGCTGAGGAACCGTAACGTGAAGACGGACTCGGGGAAGGAAAGCTGCGAGGTGGTTCTGCTGGACGAGAACCTTCTGAAGCTGATCCACGACAACCCGCTGTACATCCGCTCCCACTGTAAGGCCATCCTGCGAGCCGCCATACACAGCGACGCCTACTTCCTGTCCAGCCACCTCATCATCGACTACTCGCTGCTGGTGGGGCGCGACGACGCCACCGATCAGCTGGTGGTCGGGATCATAg ATTATATCAGGACATTCACCTGGGACAAGAGACTGGAGATGGTCGTCAAATCCACTGGAATCCTGGGAGGTCAAG GGAAGATGCCCACTGTGGTCTCTCCGGAGCTGTACAGAGCTCGTTTCTGCGAGGCCATGGATAAATACTTCCTGATGGTACCGGACCACTGGACCGGCCTGGGCATCAACTGCTGA